The following proteins are encoded in a genomic region of Pectinophora gossypiella chromosome 6, ilPecGoss1.1, whole genome shotgun sequence:
- the LOC126367525 gene encoding integrin alpha-PS3-like: MFASRWILAAILIISTEAVPGNVTKPLYHEKSKQTFSISKKYALFGYSIAYQSTLTSLIVGCPRASIVGEVYSCSTKETVNTTCQKVPIDETTFRKIERYVSDNKFTADHYYQWLGATVNAGSNFYMTCAPRFMSRSDDKRQKTTGRCLYEETASHGARINMATMSRVQESEKKEYHKAAYPGANDTAISLELLMDSFGWSSHVADDSIVVGGPAMSIGRAMLLTDVKSSANLFTIDNAKLQKNNKNVAFNFGYSITSGYFFVDPEVKVYAISTPYGSIGKGRVLFFEDHQTMKEEILEDDEVGSLFGAALGSLAKEDGLSALLVGAPAYDSFAATIDSQTYSYDTGAVYLYDYVEDNFVLKRKIIGYESGSYFGSAIATIGDLDGDKTDEVAISAPYENSGSGAVYLYSGKQMLDKSPELKYKQKLKPEGGPGQYFGLALSPLADTDGNGCNELAIGAPGADYVTLYRCITSVSVTFTATFPDLKKQSQELSKSASSFSFDPCLNVKYPEKPTAIETKIIISIEIVHPNVTIAGANKGVLTYNADLASGRPQYCKTVTVILPQEADYDHDIVFNMTAALAQNPLELTKFNPRLVLLDNTTNHTQRFTAPPLPGSDMTLDVYTSLKDGYLIGSSENETLTMVLVNAGNTAFGACVRVRLTGIKVSQWPEHICSVSGQLLTCSPPTALRRSKSWNVTVSLATKSLTNSDEKVKLYAELLTGCQKKTGNAYEETFNFKIDSKFAIKSISSPSRLVNVTRKELSLKDGKHIEHIYKIINIGVTNWEKVSCDVTVPLGIARVTAGLTDCKLNGTNAHCIIKKIHRNAPVNVKVQMDISPDHPIIDKIKKGQAPLDTELSLRLGNETKKASITTIITLWEDPKVPLWIIIVAALVGLVLVLVLGWALYECGCFRRENKEKLDELKRDVKRQSMRRSMMLRQSTIEVVTNEQGDRQRLVDVPEEDDSISIAEVLEDTPRAALAAELEKKLAKGDKQGHTKAEVHKF; encoded by the exons ATGTTCG CGTCCAGATGGATTTTAGCGGCCATTTTGATAATTAGCACAGAAGCAGTGCCTGGGAATGTGACAAAGCCTCTGTATCATGAAAAATCAAAGCAGACATTTTCTATATCGAAAAAGTATGCTCTATTTGGCTACAGCATCGCTTATCAGAGCACTTTGACGAg CTTAATAGTGGGATGCCCAAGAGCTTCGATCGTTGGAGAAGTTTACAGTTGTTCGACCAAAGAAACCGTCAACACAACATGCCAAAAGGTCCCCATTGATGAGACTACATTCAGAAAAATTGAAAGATATGTTTCAGATAATAAATTTACAGCAG atcATTATTATCAATGGCTTGGAGCCACTGTTAATGCTGGATCTAATTTCTACATG ACATGTGCACCCAGATTCATGTCTCGGTCAGATG ATAAGCGCCAGAAAACGACGGGACGATGTCTATACGAAGAGACAGCGTCGCATGGAGCTCGAATTAATATGGCGACCATGTCTAGAGTACAGGAATCCGAGAAGAAGGAATATCACAAGGCGGCGTACCCTGGCGCCAATGACACCGCTATTTCATTGG aactTTTGATGGATTCCTTTGGATGGTCAAGTCACGTGGCAGACGATTCTATTGTAGTTGGCGGTCCTGCTATGTCCATTG GTCGTGCTATGCTGTTGACGGACGTAAAAAGTTCAGCCAATTTGTTTACTATAGACAATGCTAAATTGCAAAAGAACAACAAAAACGTAGCGTTTAATTTCG GTTACAGTATCACGTCtggttatttttttgttgaccCAGAAGTGAAAGTGTACGCCATAAGTACTCCTTATGGAAGCATTGGAAAGGGAAGG GTGTTGTTCTTCGAAGATCATCAAACAATGAAGGAGGAAATTTTGGAAGATGACGAAGTGGGCTCTCTCTTCGGCGCGGCGCTGGGCTCTCTGGCGAAAGAGGACGGGCTCTCTGCCCTCCTAGTAGGAGCCCCCGCCTACGACTCTTTTGCCGCCACCATAGACTCCCAAACCTACTCTTACGACACCGGCGCAGTCTACCTGTATGATTACGTTGAAGATAATTTT GTTTTAAAACGCAAGATCATCGGATATGAAAGTGGCAGTTACTTCGGCAGCGCCATTGCTACCATCGGCGATCTGGACGGCGACAAGACCGAtg aagtggcAATCTCAGCTCCGTACGAGAACAGCGGCAGTGGCGCCGTGTACTTGTACTCCGGGAAGCAAATGCTGGACAAGTCACCAGAGCTGAAATATAAGCAGAAACTGAAGCCTGAGGGCGGACCAGGGCAGTACTTTGGTCTGGCACTCTCTCCACTTGCAGATACTGACGGAAATGGGTGCAATG AACTGGCCATAGGCGCTCCGGGTGCCGACTATGTGACGCTCTATCGCTGCATTACATCTGTTAGTGTGACTTTTACCGCAACGTTCCCTGACCTAAAG AAACAATCTCAAGAATTGTCAAAATCTGCGTCGTCGTTCTCATTTGACCCCTGTTTAAATGTGAAGTATCCCGAAAAGCCCACTGCGATAGAGACTA aaatcatcatttcaATTGAAATCGTTCATCCGAACGTGACAATAGCAGGAGCCAATAAAGGTGTACTCACCTATAATGCTGACTTGGCATCTGGACGTCCGCAGTACTGTAAGACAGTCACTGTAATTCTACCTCAA GAAGCTGATTACGACCATGACATAGTGTTCAACATGACGGCTGCGCTGGCGCAGAACCCGCTGGAACTTACAAAGTTCAACCCTCGCTTGGTGCTGCTAGATAACACCACCAACCACACGCAGCGGTTCACAGCGCCGCCGCTGCCAGGGTCCGACATGACCCTCGACGTCTACACCAGTTTGAA GGATGGCTACCTTATCGGTTCATCGGAGAACGAGACGCTAACGATGGTGCTGGTCAACGCGGGTAACACTGCGTTTGGCGCTTGCGTGCGCGTGCGCCTCACAGGCATAAAGGTCTCCCAGTGGCCGGAGCATATTTGCTCGGTCTCCGGGCAATTGCTCACTTGTTCGCCGCCTACCGCGCTGCGTAGAAGCAAGTCGTGG AATGTAACTGTGTCACTGGCAACGAAATCACTGACGAACTCTGATGAGAAGGTGAAGCTTTACGCGGAGTTACTGACTGGATGCCAAAAGAAGACCGGAAATGCTTATGAAGAGacattcaattttaaaattgattCCAAATTCGCCATAAAAAG CATATCATCGCCGAGCCGGTTGGTTAATGTGACCAGAAAGGAGCTTAGTTTAAAAGATGGAAAACATATTGAACATATATATAAG ATAATCAACATTGGTGTTACCAACTGGGAAAAAGTATCTTGTGACGTCACGGTTCCACTTGGTATTGCGCGG GTAACCGCAGGACTTACTGACTGTAAACTTAACGGCACGAATGCCCACtgtatcattaaaaaaatacatagaaacGCGCCTGTCAATGTGAAAGTACAGATGGATATCTCTCCCGACCATCCCATTATAG ACAAAATCAAAAAAGGACAAGCACCATTAGACACTGAACTTAGTTTGCGATTGGGAAACGAAACGAAAAAGGCAAG TATAACTACGATAATAACCTTATGGGAGGACCCTAAGGTCCCGCTGTGGATAATAATCGTCGCCGCTTTAGTGGGTCTGGTGCTAGTACTTGTACTGGGATGGGCTCTTTACgaa